One Amaranthus tricolor cultivar Red isolate AtriRed21 chromosome 1, ASM2621246v1, whole genome shotgun sequence DNA window includes the following coding sequences:
- the LOC130808587 gene encoding RNA-directed DNA methylation 4 yields MGSKMKGKVGENLSNSSDNNGNKAVIVRVKRKADQSPLEAFWLEINERPVKRPLIDFEKLSISASSTSEELKTKRVLVQHVETVNSSESSIQFLQSFVQPPSDGDLKFKSSSKDRRRILHKDDKHEQLLSKAKQEQEDLAQSARFEQIWKRRMGKEVVHDEALDEVCRVYDVRRVDQATSRIVKQEEISKEDKEIFNTFLPLLRECIPDAAAEIESDLCSHAPEQDSGDEYVYDLYAVNEKIDETDTSYPFPLVQVDDDDDQYFNGLDDSDCESDDSNAENHPLNDYPEEESLEEEEERSLESGSESEEKSEAESEDDMWNKNEDSDVYDQIEDPFYDEDMYESNNNTYSDDGDDNEDWRWVYR; encoded by the exons ATGGGGTCAAAGATGAAAGGTAAAGTGGGCGAAAATTTGTCAAATTCTAGTGATAACAATGGTAATAAGGCAGTCATCGTTAGGGTTAAGCGTAAAGCAGATCAGTCTCCTCTTGAAGCTTTTT GGCTTGAAATCAATGAGAGGCCCGTGAAACGTCCATTAATCGATTTTGAGAAGTTATCTATCTCCGCCTCTTCTACATCAG AGGAATTGAAGACCAAAAGGGTTTTGGTTCAACATGTGGAAACTGTTAACAGCTCCGAATCTAGCATTCAATTTTTGCAATCCTTCGTG CAACCTCCTTCTGATGGTGATTTAAAGTTTAAATCTAGCAGCAAAGATCGAAGACGCATTCTCCATAAAGATGAT AAACACGAGCAGCTATTGTCAAAAGCAAAGCAAGAACAAGAG GATCTGGCACAAAGTGCACGTTTTGAACAAATATGGAAGCGAAGAATGGGCAAGGAGGTTGTCCATGATGAAGCTTTGGATGAAGTTTGCCGTGTCTATGATGTTCGCCGTGTTGACCAGGCGACTTCTAGAATTGTGAAACAGGA AGAAATCTCCAAAGAAGACAAGGAGATTTTCAATACATTTTTACCCCTCTTAAGGGAGTGCATACCTGATGCTGCAGCAGAGATTGAATCTGACTTATGTTCTCATGCTCCCGAGCAAG ATTCTGGTGATGAATATGTGTATGACCTGTATGCAGTCAACGAAAAGATTGATGAGACAGACACTTCTTATCCATTTCCTTT GGttcaagttgatgatgatgatgatcaataTTTTAATGGTCTCGATGACTCCGACTGTGAATCTGATGATTCTAACG CCGAAAACCATCCACTGAATGATTATCCGGAAGAGGAGTCtttagaagaggaagaggagagGAGCTTGGAATCTGGTAGTGAATCAGAAGAGAAGAGTGAAGCAGAAAGTGAAGATGATATGTGGAACAAAAATGAGGACTCAGACGTATATGACCAAATAGAAGATCCCTTCTACGATGAAGACATGTATGAAAGCAATAACAACACCTACTCTGATGATGGCGATGACAATGAAGACTGGAGATGGGTGTATCGTTGA